DNA from Bacteroidia bacterium:
TTGTTTCTCTCACTGAGCACGGTCAAAACTCACATCTCTAATCTCTATGTAAAGATGGACGTAAAAAGGCGTGCCCAGGCAATTGAGAAAGCCAAAAGGCTGAGAATAGTTGAATAACTGCGCTCGTACTTTAGTATGATTTCATACCGGAATACATAGAATTGGTACTAAAGTATGAGTGGTCCCAAGCCGGGGAACTGCAGCTTTGCAGCATAAATTTAAAGCAAATCAAAATGAAAAAGAACGTACTCATCTTCGGTTTGGTGCTAGGGGCAATTCAATGCACCCTTACTCTCATAATGATCAACATGATGTACACCGATCCAGAGTTCAAAAGCAATGACGTACTGGGATATGCCATAATGGTGGTTGTGTACTCCTTGATTTTCTTCGGTATACGGAACTATCGAAATAAGGTGCTGGGCGGGATCATTTCATTTGGCAGGGCTTTTAAAAGCGGCCTGTATATTACTCTATTAGCCTCTTCGCTGTATGTCGTGGCCTGGCTGTTTTACTATTACTTGTTTGTGCCGGATTTTATAGAGGTCTACACAGATCATGTGTTACATCAATGCACCACTGAAGCAGAATTGGCCGCTAAAACGGAGGAGATGGAGAATTTCAGCAAAATGTATGAAAACCCGCTATTCGTTGTGCTGATTACGTATGCGGAAGTTCTGCCGATAGGATTGGCGGTGACACTCGTAAGTTCTCTCATCCTGAAAAAGAAAATCAAGGATAAATAGAATGAACTGTTTGTCATTCGTGTTCCGCAGGTTATTTAATCTTTTGGAAATTCAAGTTACCATAAATTTAAAACATCAATTAAAATGGAAAGCAACACAGTAAATGCAAGCATTAAAATTAATGCAACCCCCTCTCAGGTGTGGGAAGTATTAACAAATCCTGAGAAGATTGCCTTATACACAGGCTCCAAAGTGGAAACCGATTGGAAAGCAGGTTCTCCCATTTCCTGGACAGGCGAAATGCAGGGTGCCCCCTATAAAAACAAAGGAGAGGTTTTGGAAATCAGGCCAGCAAGCCTTTTGCGACACACCTTTTGGACAGGCATGGGCGGTGATGCAGACCAGCCTGAAAACTATTCGGAAGTTGCC
Protein-coding regions in this window:
- a CDS encoding DUF4199 domain-containing protein, with product MKKNVLIFGLVLGAIQCTLTLIMINMMYTDPEFKSNDVLGYAIMVVVYSLIFFGIRNYRNKVLGGIISFGRAFKSGLYITLLASSLYVVAWLFYYYLFVPDFIEVYTDHVLHQCTTEAELAAKTEEMENFSKMYENPLFVVLITYAEVLPIGLAVTLVSSLILKKKIKDK
- a CDS encoding SRPBCC domain-containing protein translates to MESNTVNASIKINATPSQVWEVLTNPEKIALYTGSKVETDWKAGSPISWTGEMQGAPYKNKGEVLEIRPASLLRHTFWTGMGGDADQPENYSEVAYTINEVPDNAVELTYSRTKIATETEVQIFQAHIRTMLEEIKRLSEE